From Microbacterium croceum, a single genomic window includes:
- a CDS encoding helix-turn-helix transcriptional regulator, with protein MAIDRAALAGFLRLRRDSLQPEDVGLGRGQRRRTEGLRREEVAALSHMSADYYARLERGDGPLPSAQMLASIAQGLHLTIDERDHLFRLAGHQPPERGGASEHVSPGMLRILDRLHDTPAEIVTELGETLRQTPLGVALTGDTASIRGPERSLGYRWFSDPRTRALYAEEEHDFLSRLWVSGLREVSARRGSGSRAAGFVEALLPRSAEFRELWDRHEVGLRPRATKHFVHAELGPLELTCQSLLDPEQSHALLVYTAVPGSESQEKLRLLSALSPRTLSS; from the coding sequence ATGGCGATCGACAGAGCAGCCCTGGCGGGGTTCCTGCGTCTGCGCCGCGACAGCCTGCAGCCCGAAGACGTCGGGCTGGGCCGAGGGCAGCGCCGACGCACCGAAGGACTGCGTCGCGAGGAGGTCGCCGCGCTCAGCCACATGTCGGCGGACTACTACGCGCGCCTCGAGCGCGGGGACGGGCCGCTGCCGTCGGCGCAGATGCTCGCCTCCATCGCTCAGGGGCTGCACCTCACGATCGACGAGCGCGACCACCTGTTCCGGCTGGCCGGTCATCAGCCACCGGAGCGCGGCGGGGCGAGCGAGCACGTCAGCCCCGGCATGCTGCGGATCCTCGATCGGCTGCATGACACTCCGGCCGAGATCGTGACCGAGCTCGGGGAGACTCTGCGGCAGACGCCGCTCGGAGTCGCGCTGACCGGCGACACGGCGAGCATCCGCGGACCGGAGCGGAGCCTCGGATACCGCTGGTTCAGCGATCCACGCACGCGGGCGCTGTATGCCGAGGAAGAGCATGACTTCCTCTCCCGGCTGTGGGTCTCGGGTCTGCGCGAGGTCAGTGCGCGGCGGGGGAGCGGGTCGCGGGCCGCGGGGTTCGTCGAGGCACTGCTCCCGCGCAGCGCCGAGTTCCGCGAGCTCTGGGACCGGCACGAGGTGGGTCTGCGGCCCCGCGCGACGAAGCACTTCGTGCACGCGGAGCTGGGGCCGCTCGAGCTCACCTGCCAGAGCCTGCTCGATCCGGAGCAGTCCCACGCCCTGCTCGTCTACACCGCAGTGCCCGGCTCGGAGAGCCAGGAGAAGCTGCGGCTGCTCTCGGCGCTCAGCCCGCGGACCCTTTCGTCCTGA
- the sigJ gene encoding RNA polymerase sigma factor SigJ has product MHDDLDEVFRERRRLLAVAYRMTGTLADAEDVVQETFVRWYRQTDAERGAIQNLGAWLTTVASRISLDLLTSARRRREQYVGQWLPEPVPSDTFADGGRVSASSREITDPLERVSFDDSVSTALLVVLESMTPSERVAFVLHDIFDVPFPEIAEILGRSPAAVRQLATSARRHVRENRATAVPRAEHDRVVRAFRAATLTGGVDELIRVLAPDVELRSDGGGVVRAALNVVSGADRVARFLLGIAQKNPHLEAAELQTGDGLAFVFRAEGEVASVMNFAVEDGRISRVWIVLNPAKLTSWRGDSGADGPGGSADSADPGGDGSRTA; this is encoded by the coding sequence GTGCACGACGACCTGGACGAGGTGTTCCGCGAACGCCGCCGGCTGCTGGCCGTCGCCTACCGCATGACCGGCACCCTCGCCGACGCGGAGGACGTCGTGCAGGAGACGTTCGTGCGCTGGTATCGGCAGACGGATGCCGAGCGCGGCGCCATCCAGAACCTCGGCGCCTGGCTGACGACCGTGGCCAGCCGGATCTCGCTCGATCTGCTGACCTCGGCCCGGCGACGCCGCGAGCAGTACGTGGGCCAGTGGCTGCCGGAGCCGGTGCCCTCCGACACGTTCGCGGACGGGGGCCGGGTGTCGGCGTCCTCGCGCGAGATCACCGACCCTCTGGAGCGCGTGTCGTTCGACGATTCGGTGTCGACGGCGCTGCTGGTCGTGCTGGAGTCGATGACGCCGTCGGAGCGCGTGGCCTTCGTGCTGCACGACATCTTCGACGTGCCCTTCCCCGAGATCGCCGAGATCCTCGGGCGCTCCCCTGCAGCGGTGCGGCAGCTGGCGACATCCGCGCGGCGCCACGTGCGCGAGAACCGTGCCACCGCGGTGCCGCGGGCGGAGCACGACCGGGTGGTGCGCGCGTTCCGCGCCGCGACGCTCACGGGCGGCGTCGACGAGCTGATCCGGGTGCTCGCCCCCGACGTGGAGCTGCGCAGCGACGGCGGCGGAGTCGTACGCGCGGCGCTCAACGTCGTCAGCGGCGCCGACCGGGTGGCACGGTTCCTGCTCGGGATCGCTCAGAAGAACCCCCACCTCGAGGCTGCGGAGCTGCAGACGGGCGACGGCCTCGCCTTCGTGTTCCGCGCGGAGGGCGAAGTGGCCTCCGTCATGAACTTCGCGGTCGAGGACGGCAGGATCAGTCGGGTGTGGATCGTGCTGAATCCGGCCAAGCTGACCTCCTGGCGCGGTGATTCGGGGGCGGACGGCCCGGGCGGTTCGGCCGACTCAGCCGACCCCGGGGGCGACGGATCACGGACGGCCTGA
- a CDS encoding GNAT family N-acetyltransferase: MQIRDAVVADLETITEIHNHAVVHTTAIWNDDAVDIDDRAAWLADRTDHGFPVIVAADETGVIGYASFGGFRPHSGFRQTVEHSVYVRGDQQGRGVGRTLMQELITRARGQGVHVMVAAVESGNVGSIRLHEKLGFHEVGRMPQVGVKFGRWLDLTLLQLILDERTAPDTAS; the protein is encoded by the coding sequence GTGCAGATCAGGGATGCGGTCGTCGCCGACCTCGAGACGATCACCGAGATTCACAACCACGCCGTGGTGCACACCACCGCGATCTGGAACGACGACGCCGTCGACATCGATGACCGGGCGGCATGGCTCGCCGACCGCACCGATCACGGCTTTCCCGTGATCGTCGCCGCGGACGAGACCGGCGTGATCGGCTACGCCTCCTTCGGCGGCTTCCGTCCGCACAGCGGATTCCGGCAGACCGTGGAGCACTCGGTCTACGTGAGGGGCGACCAGCAGGGACGCGGCGTGGGCAGGACGCTGATGCAGGAGCTCATCACGAGGGCGCGCGGGCAGGGCGTGCACGTCATGGTCGCGGCGGTCGAGAGCGGCAACGTCGGATCGATCCGCCTGCACGAGAAGCTCGGCTTCCACGAGGTCGGGCGCATGCCGCAGGTCGGCGTGAAGTTCGGCCGCTGGCTCGATCTGACGCTGCTGCAGCTCATCCTCGACGAGCGCACCGCTCCCGACACCGCGTCCTGA
- a CDS encoding SDR family oxidoreductase: protein MRIAIAGGSGTVGRHVTQSARDAGHDVVVLSRANGTDVLTGEGLTDALAGADAVIDVTNLSTTLSAKKSRSFFETAAHHLLTAEQRAGIGHHVVLSIVGIDDIDTSYYAGKLAQERAVGAGPVPFTIARAGQFHEFAGQILSLVGGPFAPMPRTLMRPVAAREVAAHLVRVAEAGAVGRAPDLVGPRDETLADVARRQLAFDGIRRRVLDIRLPGAYGKGLASGVLRGGPDALQGEITFDEWLRSADHVRA, encoded by the coding sequence ATGAGGATCGCCATCGCAGGAGGCAGCGGAACCGTCGGGCGTCACGTCACGCAGTCCGCGCGCGACGCCGGCCATGACGTCGTCGTGCTCAGCAGGGCGAACGGCACGGATGTGCTCACCGGCGAGGGGCTTACGGACGCGCTCGCCGGAGCGGATGCCGTCATCGACGTCACGAACCTCTCCACCACGCTCTCGGCGAAGAAGTCGAGAAGCTTCTTCGAGACCGCGGCGCACCATCTGCTCACGGCCGAGCAGCGGGCCGGCATCGGCCATCACGTCGTGCTGTCGATCGTCGGGATCGACGACATCGACACCTCGTACTATGCGGGCAAGCTCGCTCAGGAGCGTGCGGTGGGCGCGGGCCCCGTGCCGTTCACGATCGCCCGGGCGGGTCAGTTCCACGAGTTCGCGGGGCAGATCCTCTCTCTGGTCGGAGGACCGTTCGCGCCGATGCCGCGCACGCTCATGCGTCCGGTCGCCGCCCGTGAAGTCGCCGCCCACCTCGTGCGGGTGGCCGAAGCCGGCGCGGTCGGCCGGGCGCCGGACCTGGTCGGCCCGCGCGACGAGACCCTCGCCGACGTCGCGCGACGCCAGCTCGCATTCGACGGCATCCGTCGCCGGGTGCTCGACATCCGGCTGCCCGGGGCCTACGGCAAGGGACTCGCGTCGGGCGTGCTGCGCGGAGGACCGGATGCGCTCCAGGGTGAGATCACATTCGACGAGTGGCTGCGCAGCGCGGATCACGTGAGGGCGTGA
- the msrB gene encoding peptide-methionine (R)-S-oxide reductase MsrB, whose product MSNDYRKTSEAVSDLTHLQYEVTQEDGTEPPFRNAYWNNHEDGIYVDVVSGQPLFSSADKFDSGTGWPSFTKPIEADAVTTRTDRKLFMTRTEARSTGADSHLGHVFDDGPRDAGGLRYCMNSAALRFVPADRLEDEGYGRYSSLFTHQTTDNAEEQS is encoded by the coding sequence GTGTCGAACGACTACCGCAAGACGTCCGAGGCCGTCAGCGACCTCACCCACCTGCAGTACGAGGTCACGCAGGAGGACGGCACCGAGCCTCCCTTCCGCAACGCGTACTGGAACAACCACGAAGACGGCATCTACGTCGACGTCGTCTCCGGCCAGCCCCTGTTCAGCTCGGCCGACAAGTTCGACAGCGGCACCGGATGGCCGAGCTTCACCAAGCCCATCGAGGCGGATGCCGTCACCACCCGCACCGACCGGAAGCTGTTCATGACGCGCACCGAGGCCCGCTCGACCGGGGCGGACAGCCATCTCGGGCACGTCTTCGACGACGGACCCCGTGACGCGGGAGGATTGCGGTACTGCATGAACTCCGCCGCTCTCCGCTTCGTGCCGGCCGACCGGCTCGAGGACGAGGGGTACGGTCGCTACAGCAGCCTCTTCACCCACCAGACCACCGACAACGCCGAGGAGCAGTCATGA
- the pnuC gene encoding nicotinamide riboside transporter PnuC: MDALQWFVDAFNAQWVLPGGQTLLVREVVGNVFGLASAIGGMRRKVWAWPVGIVGNLLLLTVFLGSILSPDHSLPHLLGQAGRQVMFIAVAIYGWIRWRNASGGRVTPRWAPTSARIGMVLVMIVGTVALTPLFRALGSWEPVWADAWTFVGSLLATYGMARGWTEFWLIWIAVDVVGVPLLFSSGYYATGLMYVFYGLFTATGFVIWWRAQVKASATPVEILPPDPSPRRAEDDAR, encoded by the coding sequence ATGGATGCACTGCAGTGGTTCGTCGACGCGTTCAACGCCCAGTGGGTGCTGCCGGGCGGGCAGACGCTGCTGGTGCGCGAAGTCGTCGGCAACGTGTTCGGGCTCGCGAGCGCGATCGGCGGCATGCGACGCAAGGTGTGGGCGTGGCCGGTGGGCATCGTCGGCAACCTGCTGCTGCTGACCGTCTTCCTCGGCTCGATCCTCAGTCCCGACCACTCGCTGCCGCACCTGCTCGGGCAGGCGGGGCGCCAGGTCATGTTCATCGCCGTCGCGATCTACGGGTGGATCCGCTGGCGCAACGCCTCGGGCGGACGGGTGACCCCGCGCTGGGCACCCACGAGCGCGCGCATCGGCATGGTCCTCGTGATGATCGTCGGCACCGTCGCCCTCACCCCCCTGTTCCGTGCGCTCGGCTCGTGGGAGCCGGTGTGGGCGGACGCCTGGACCTTCGTCGGCTCACTGCTGGCGACCTACGGCATGGCCAGAGGATGGACCGAGTTCTGGCTCATCTGGATCGCGGTCGACGTGGTGGGAGTGCCGCTGCTGTTCAGCTCGGGCTACTACGCGACCGGGTTGATGTACGTCTTCTACGGCCTGTTCACCGCGACCGGGTTCGTGATCTGGTGGCGCGCACAGGTGAAGGCCTCGGCGACGCCGGTCGAGATCCTGCCTCCCGATCCGAGCCCGCGGCGCGCGGAGGATGACGCCCGCTGA
- a CDS encoding DUF808 domain-containing protein: protein MSVGLLAVVDDILSAAMKASAKAAGVVIDDAAVTPQYVQGITPARELPVVAKIAVGSLANKFVIIIPIALLLTAFAPWVLPYLLILGGAYLCFEGAEKVLEWFGVQHGHADEGDRNENKLVWGAVRTDLILSTEIMLISLANLEAGLDIWTTLAVLAVIALIMTGVVYGAVALLVKIDDIGLKMAKNPVQRIRHTGTRIVRSMPAVFRFISILGTVAMLWVGGHLLLVNLGEVGLHFGADVLHGIEHLLEPLGPVIVWIGDTLFSAVAGLIAGLIIVGLVLAVARMLGKKPNFHEGEESPADVHV, encoded by the coding sequence ATGTCGGTTGGTCTGCTCGCCGTCGTCGACGACATCCTGAGCGCGGCGATGAAGGCCTCGGCCAAAGCCGCCGGCGTCGTGATCGATGACGCGGCCGTCACTCCGCAGTACGTGCAGGGCATCACTCCTGCACGCGAACTGCCTGTGGTCGCCAAGATCGCGGTCGGATCGCTGGCGAACAAGTTCGTCATCATCATCCCGATCGCCCTGCTCCTGACCGCCTTCGCGCCCTGGGTGCTGCCGTACCTGCTGATCCTGGGCGGTGCGTACCTCTGCTTCGAAGGGGCCGAGAAGGTGCTCGAGTGGTTCGGCGTGCAGCACGGTCATGCCGACGAGGGCGACCGCAACGAGAACAAGCTGGTGTGGGGCGCGGTGCGCACCGACCTGATCCTCTCGACCGAGATCATGCTCATCTCGCTCGCGAACCTCGAGGCGGGCCTCGACATCTGGACGACGCTCGCGGTCCTCGCCGTCATCGCGCTCATCATGACCGGCGTCGTCTACGGCGCGGTCGCGCTGCTGGTGAAGATCGACGACATCGGCCTCAAGATGGCGAAGAACCCGGTGCAGCGCATCCGTCACACCGGCACGCGGATCGTGCGCTCGATGCCCGCAGTCTTCCGTTTCATCAGCATCCTCGGCACCGTCGCCATGCTCTGGGTCGGCGGCCACCTGCTGCTCGTGAACCTCGGCGAGGTCGGCCTGCACTTCGGCGCCGATGTGCTGCACGGCATCGAGCACCTGCTGGAGCCGCTCGGACCGGTGATCGTCTGGATCGGCGACACCCTGTTCTCCGCTGTCGCCGGGCTCATCGCCGGGCTCATCATCGTCGGGCTCGTGCTCGCCGTCGCGCGGATGCTGGGCAAGAAGCCGAACTTCCACGAGGGCGAGGAATCCCCCGCCGACGTGCACGTCTGA
- a CDS encoding SDR family oxidoreductase, protein MTRSIPDIDIPSLTGKTAVVTGGSDGIGLRIATRLARAGAEIVLPVRNAEKGATAAAGIRDAVPHARVRTTPLDLSSLDSIAAFGETMNADAQPVHLLINNAGVMTPPTRQTTADGFELQFGTNHLGHVALVAHLLPVLRAGSARVTSQVSVAASSGRIHWSDLQWEQSYDGMRAYRQSKIAFGLFGLELDRQSEAHGWGITSNLSHPGVAPTSLLAARPELGRTTDTLEVRVIRWASARGLIVGTPESAALPALAAATLSTSSARALYSPGGPGRMGGMPSEQPLYAPLKSTEDASRIWRISEELVGVTFPR, encoded by the coding sequence ATGACGCGCAGCATCCCCGACATCGACATCCCGTCCCTCACCGGAAAGACGGCCGTGGTCACCGGCGGCAGCGATGGGATCGGGTTGCGCATCGCGACCCGCCTCGCCAGGGCCGGAGCCGAGATCGTGCTCCCCGTGCGCAACGCCGAGAAGGGCGCGACGGCAGCCGCCGGCATCCGCGATGCCGTGCCTCACGCCCGGGTGCGCACCACCCCGCTCGACCTGTCGTCGCTGGACTCGATCGCCGCCTTCGGCGAGACCATGAACGCCGACGCGCAGCCGGTGCATCTGCTGATCAACAACGCGGGCGTGATGACTCCCCCCACGCGGCAGACGACGGCCGACGGGTTCGAGCTGCAGTTCGGCACGAACCACCTCGGTCACGTCGCACTCGTCGCACATCTGCTGCCGGTGTTGCGTGCCGGCAGCGCCCGGGTGACGTCGCAGGTGAGCGTGGCGGCGAGCAGCGGACGCATCCACTGGTCGGATCTGCAGTGGGAGCAGTCATACGACGGCATGCGCGCCTACCGCCAGTCGAAGATCGCGTTCGGGCTGTTCGGTCTCGAACTCGACCGTCAGAGCGAGGCGCACGGATGGGGCATCACGAGCAACCTGTCGCATCCGGGTGTCGCCCCGACGAGCCTGCTGGCGGCGCGACCGGAGCTCGGGCGCACCACCGACACCCTCGAGGTGCGGGTGATCCGGTGGGCTTCTGCGCGCGGACTGATCGTCGGAACTCCTGAGAGCGCGGCGCTCCCTGCCCTCGCGGCCGCGACGCTGAGCACGTCGAGTGCGCGCGCGCTGTACAGCCCCGGTGGCCCAGGACGCATGGGCGGGATGCCGTCGGAGCAGCCCCTGTACGCCCCGTTGAAGAGCACCGAGGATGCGTCGCGCATCTGGCGGATCTCGGAGGAACTTGTCGGGGTCACCTTCCCGCGGTGA